In the Nicotiana tabacum cultivar K326 chromosome 16, ASM71507v2, whole genome shotgun sequence genome, one interval contains:
- the LOC107781923 gene encoding putative late blight resistance protein homolog R1A-10 isoform X1 yields the protein MAYCSLTASILTRKEIKLIRMENVNINEIATPSTQETEEEPVGLEDDAEKIIKLLTRGIRERDIVSIFGMPGLGKTTLAKKIFKDSSIVSHFDVRAWVTISQSYDVRELLRDIYKQVTGVKYNGDKKSDIADMLRKCLIGKRYLIVLDDVWEVKAWDELRLCFPIGRQGSRIMLTTRLEHVAMEVEHCTNPYSPRFLTREASWKLLVKKAFQKETCPPEFENVGVQIAEYCKGLPLTIVLIGGILAKKERNVSEWCEVANNLKSHLGAVESESNLALQLSYRYLPDHLRHCLLTMGVFREDEKIGASKLMLLWMAEGLVQCSDERGLEAVAEAYLTDIISSSLLMISKTAFDGKVKYLQIHDVVRDFVLNKTKEEKFMQVIGTNNQYQPSYDEEHRVCIHLDHKLRRDLQRFNNEVDRFLTSGSKKGTSFGQELKSFFVTNNVDDFLAYRDFWNSEANFHGTVSKEYLSRSYHFSSVGDFRLLRVLDFRNCIPGDYTNIEDILQSLVYLRYLGMCFEKFFFEWVSHMCDLETLLVDTERIVEATPHIWKMTKLKHVDLLTLLPREIFAVSEEGPSKMENLRAFKGMCLLREDIELIERFPNLQKLLLMIADNDIDEASSLVLKLDVLTQLQSLVVGSMCNITNYYFPSSLKELILRKVNIPASATSTIAWLPNLQRLIYEGCKFEQDEWDVRDMEFPVLRILKFQGVHLREWHVSESSSFPKLESLVLRSVELLEKIPDSFADIGTLTTIKVFYCDDNVKASALEIKEEVEATSGCDKLGPHS from the exons ATG GCATACTGCTCTCTGACAGCAAGCATTTTAACCCGAAAAGAGATCAAGCTAATTAGGATGGAGAATGTCAACATTAATGAGATTGCTACACCAAGTACTCAAGAAACTGAAGAGGAACCTGTGGGGCTTGAGGATGATGCTGAGAAGATAATTAAGCTACTGACCAGAGGAATAAGGGAACGGGATATTGTCTCTATTTTTGGCATGCCTGGTCTCGGAAAGACCACTTTGGCAAAAAAGATATTCAAAGATTCTTCTATTGTTTCTCACTTTGATGTTCGAGCATGGGTTACCATTTCACAATCATATGATGTGAGAGAGCTGTTGAGGGACATCTATAAGCAAGTGACAGGTGTTAAGTACAATGGAGATAAGAAGAGTGACATAGCTGATATGTTGCGCAAATGTTTAATAGGCAAAAGATATCTCATTGTCTTGGATGATGTATGGGAAGTAAAGGCATGGGATGAGTTAAGATTATGTTTTCCAATCGGTAGACAAGGAAGCAGAATCATGTTAACAACTCGACTTGAACATGTGGCAATGGAAGTCGAGCACTGTACCAATCCTTATTCCCCTCGATTCCTAACAAGGGAAGCGAGCTGGAAATTGTTGGTGAAAAAAGCATTTCAAAAGGAAACTTGCCCTCCTGAATTCGAGAATGTTGGGGTACAAATTGCAGAATATTGTAAAGGACTGCCTCTTACAATTGTTTTGATTGGTGGAATTCTGGCAAAGAAAGAAAGGAATGTCTCAGAGTGGTGTGAAGTTGCAAACAATTTAAAGTCTCATCTTGGAGCAGTTGAAAGTGAGAGCAACTTGGCACTGCAGTTAAGTTACCGCTACTTACCGGATCATTTGAGACATTGCCTTCTGACTATGGGAGTATTTAGGGAGGATGAAAAAATTGGAGCATCTAAATTGATGTTACTCTGGATGGCCGAAGGCCTCGTTCAATGTAGTGATGAGAGAGGATTGGAGGCGGTAGCTGAAGCTTACTTGACCGATATAATTTCTAGTAGCCTTCTAATGATTTCAAAGACGGCCTTTGATGGCAAGGTGAAGTACTTGCAAATTCATGATGTAGTGCGTGACTTTGTCTTAAACAAAACTAAAGAAGAAAAGTTCATGCAAGTTATAGGGACAAATAACCAATATCAACCTTCATATGATGAGGAACATCGAGTATGCATTCACCTCGACCATAAGCTTCGTCGTGATTTGCAGAGATTCAACAACGAAGTAGATAGATTCCTCACAAGCGGCTCCAAAAAAGGAACATCTTTTGGACAAGAACTTAAATCGTTCTTTGTTACTAATAACGTGGATGATTTTCTTGCTTATAGAGATTTTTGGAATAGTGAGGCTAATTTTCACGGTACTGTTTCTAAAGAGTATTTATCTCGTTCGTATCATTTCTCATCAGTTGGAGACTTTAGACTTCTTAGAGTGTTGGATTTCAGGAACTGCATTCCAGGGGATTATACGAATATAGAAGATATACTGCAATCACTAGTTTACCTGAGATACCTGGGAATGTGTTTTGAAAAGTTTTTTTTCGAGTGGGTATCACACATGTGCGACCTGGAAACTTTACTGGTGGATACTGAGAGAATAGTAGAGGCGACACCTCATATTTGGAAGATGACGAAACTAAAGCATGTAGACCTATTAACACTTTTACCTCGTGAGATATTTGCAGTTTCTGAAGAAGGCCCGTCTAAGATGGAGAATTTGAGGGCCTTTAAAGGCATGTGTTTACTTCGTGAGGATATAGAGTTAATTGAGAGGTTTCCCAATCTTCAAAAGCTTCTCCTCATGATAGCTGATAATGATATTGATGAAGCTAGCTCTCTAGTTCTGAAATTGGATGTTCTTACACAGCTTCAATCCCTCGTGGTTGGTTCGATGTGTAATATCACCAATTATTATTTTCCTTCAAGTCTCAAAGAGCTGATCCTCCGAAAAGTCAATATACCAGCAAGTGCAACTTCCACAATCGCTTGGTTACCCAACCTTCAAAGACTGATATATGAAGGGTGTAAATTCGAGCAAGATGAGTGGGACGTGAGAGATATGGAGTTCCCGGTACTCAGAATCTTAAAATTTCAAGGCGTTCATCTTAGGGAATGGCATGTCTCAGAATCATCATCATTTCCCAAGCTTGAGAGTTTAGTGCTAAGATCTGTTGAATTGCTTGAGAAAATTCCTGACAGTTTTGCGGATATTGGAACGCTTACAACAATCAAGGTGTTCTATTGTGATGATAATGTCAAGGCTTCAGCTttggagattaaggaagaagtagAAGCAACTTCAGGATGTGACAAACTAGGTCCACACTCTTAA
- the LOC107781923 gene encoding putative late blight resistance protein homolog R1A-10 isoform X2 has translation MENVNINEIATPSTQETEEEPVGLEDDAEKIIKLLTRGIRERDIVSIFGMPGLGKTTLAKKIFKDSSIVSHFDVRAWVTISQSYDVRELLRDIYKQVTGVKYNGDKKSDIADMLRKCLIGKRYLIVLDDVWEVKAWDELRLCFPIGRQGSRIMLTTRLEHVAMEVEHCTNPYSPRFLTREASWKLLVKKAFQKETCPPEFENVGVQIAEYCKGLPLTIVLIGGILAKKERNVSEWCEVANNLKSHLGAVESESNLALQLSYRYLPDHLRHCLLTMGVFREDEKIGASKLMLLWMAEGLVQCSDERGLEAVAEAYLTDIISSSLLMISKTAFDGKVKYLQIHDVVRDFVLNKTKEEKFMQVIGTNNQYQPSYDEEHRVCIHLDHKLRRDLQRFNNEVDRFLTSGSKKGTSFGQELKSFFVTNNVDDFLAYRDFWNSEANFHGTVSKEYLSRSYHFSSVGDFRLLRVLDFRNCIPGDYTNIEDILQSLVYLRYLGMCFEKFFFEWVSHMCDLETLLVDTERIVEATPHIWKMTKLKHVDLLTLLPREIFAVSEEGPSKMENLRAFKGMCLLREDIELIERFPNLQKLLLMIADNDIDEASSLVLKLDVLTQLQSLVVGSMCNITNYYFPSSLKELILRKVNIPASATSTIAWLPNLQRLIYEGCKFEQDEWDVRDMEFPVLRILKFQGVHLREWHVSESSSFPKLESLVLRSVELLEKIPDSFADIGTLTTIKVFYCDDNVKASALEIKEEVEATSGCDKLGPHS, from the coding sequence ATGGAGAATGTCAACATTAATGAGATTGCTACACCAAGTACTCAAGAAACTGAAGAGGAACCTGTGGGGCTTGAGGATGATGCTGAGAAGATAATTAAGCTACTGACCAGAGGAATAAGGGAACGGGATATTGTCTCTATTTTTGGCATGCCTGGTCTCGGAAAGACCACTTTGGCAAAAAAGATATTCAAAGATTCTTCTATTGTTTCTCACTTTGATGTTCGAGCATGGGTTACCATTTCACAATCATATGATGTGAGAGAGCTGTTGAGGGACATCTATAAGCAAGTGACAGGTGTTAAGTACAATGGAGATAAGAAGAGTGACATAGCTGATATGTTGCGCAAATGTTTAATAGGCAAAAGATATCTCATTGTCTTGGATGATGTATGGGAAGTAAAGGCATGGGATGAGTTAAGATTATGTTTTCCAATCGGTAGACAAGGAAGCAGAATCATGTTAACAACTCGACTTGAACATGTGGCAATGGAAGTCGAGCACTGTACCAATCCTTATTCCCCTCGATTCCTAACAAGGGAAGCGAGCTGGAAATTGTTGGTGAAAAAAGCATTTCAAAAGGAAACTTGCCCTCCTGAATTCGAGAATGTTGGGGTACAAATTGCAGAATATTGTAAAGGACTGCCTCTTACAATTGTTTTGATTGGTGGAATTCTGGCAAAGAAAGAAAGGAATGTCTCAGAGTGGTGTGAAGTTGCAAACAATTTAAAGTCTCATCTTGGAGCAGTTGAAAGTGAGAGCAACTTGGCACTGCAGTTAAGTTACCGCTACTTACCGGATCATTTGAGACATTGCCTTCTGACTATGGGAGTATTTAGGGAGGATGAAAAAATTGGAGCATCTAAATTGATGTTACTCTGGATGGCCGAAGGCCTCGTTCAATGTAGTGATGAGAGAGGATTGGAGGCGGTAGCTGAAGCTTACTTGACCGATATAATTTCTAGTAGCCTTCTAATGATTTCAAAGACGGCCTTTGATGGCAAGGTGAAGTACTTGCAAATTCATGATGTAGTGCGTGACTTTGTCTTAAACAAAACTAAAGAAGAAAAGTTCATGCAAGTTATAGGGACAAATAACCAATATCAACCTTCATATGATGAGGAACATCGAGTATGCATTCACCTCGACCATAAGCTTCGTCGTGATTTGCAGAGATTCAACAACGAAGTAGATAGATTCCTCACAAGCGGCTCCAAAAAAGGAACATCTTTTGGACAAGAACTTAAATCGTTCTTTGTTACTAATAACGTGGATGATTTTCTTGCTTATAGAGATTTTTGGAATAGTGAGGCTAATTTTCACGGTACTGTTTCTAAAGAGTATTTATCTCGTTCGTATCATTTCTCATCAGTTGGAGACTTTAGACTTCTTAGAGTGTTGGATTTCAGGAACTGCATTCCAGGGGATTATACGAATATAGAAGATATACTGCAATCACTAGTTTACCTGAGATACCTGGGAATGTGTTTTGAAAAGTTTTTTTTCGAGTGGGTATCACACATGTGCGACCTGGAAACTTTACTGGTGGATACTGAGAGAATAGTAGAGGCGACACCTCATATTTGGAAGATGACGAAACTAAAGCATGTAGACCTATTAACACTTTTACCTCGTGAGATATTTGCAGTTTCTGAAGAAGGCCCGTCTAAGATGGAGAATTTGAGGGCCTTTAAAGGCATGTGTTTACTTCGTGAGGATATAGAGTTAATTGAGAGGTTTCCCAATCTTCAAAAGCTTCTCCTCATGATAGCTGATAATGATATTGATGAAGCTAGCTCTCTAGTTCTGAAATTGGATGTTCTTACACAGCTTCAATCCCTCGTGGTTGGTTCGATGTGTAATATCACCAATTATTATTTTCCTTCAAGTCTCAAAGAGCTGATCCTCCGAAAAGTCAATATACCAGCAAGTGCAACTTCCACAATCGCTTGGTTACCCAACCTTCAAAGACTGATATATGAAGGGTGTAAATTCGAGCAAGATGAGTGGGACGTGAGAGATATGGAGTTCCCGGTACTCAGAATCTTAAAATTTCAAGGCGTTCATCTTAGGGAATGGCATGTCTCAGAATCATCATCATTTCCCAAGCTTGAGAGTTTAGTGCTAAGATCTGTTGAATTGCTTGAGAAAATTCCTGACAGTTTTGCGGATATTGGAACGCTTACAACAATCAAGGTGTTCTATTGTGATGATAATGTCAAGGCTTCAGCTttggagattaaggaagaagtagAAGCAACTTCAGGATGTGACAAACTAGGTCCACACTCTTAA